The genomic region ttccttccttccctacttcccttcccttctttccttccttccttcctccttcctcccttgactcgaggacaacaggagggttaaagtgttaAAGCTGCTGATCGTAACATGACCTGActcacttaaggtggactgactgTTAAGGTGGACCACATGTTCTCTGTTCAGTGGCGCGTTGCCAAATCCTTCCTGGTGGAACTGATGCTGTAGATTTATAGTTCCACATGAACTATAAATCTACATGAACtggttaatgcttttattttgaaggtactgGGCAGGAAGGGTTGATGGTTTTGCATCAGATTAATTCCTGAGAACATTTGATTTGagtttattcttcatttatttgatttgtattttatttcaagttAAGACATCAACACTGAGACTCTTTAACTTAAACTCTGAGAGAcgtttcagtgttttagtgtcGATGAATTCTTCTCTAAAcattttgaatgtttctgtttaaatattttaactaaATGTTTGAAACATCTCAGCTGAGCAGCTTTctgtttattaattaaataaactttattatcatCAGTTACGtccatttagtttaatttagtttactGTTCTGGAgattttatacacacacacacacacacacagagacacacacacacacacacacacacacacacacacagggagagagagagagacacacacacacacagagagacacttacacacacacacacacacacacacacacacacacacacacacacacacacatacacacacacagggagagagagagagacacacacacacacacacacacacacacacatacacacacacacacacacacacacacacacacacacacacacacacacacacacagggggagagagagagagagagagacacacacacacacacacagatacacacacacacacacagggagagagagagacacacacacacacacacacatacacacacagagagagatacacatacaatgacacacagagacacacacacacaaagagacacacacagggagagagacacacacatacacacacacacacacacacacacacacacacacacacacagagagagagagagagagagagagagacacacacacacacacacacacacacacacacacacacagaaacacacacacacacacacacacacacacacacacacacacacacagagagagagagagagagagagagagagagagagagagagagagagagagacacacacacagacacacacacacacacacacacttataaacacacacagctgtacaaACACACTCTCAGCTGTCAGCATCATTTacacacaggaagtaaacactgacaggaagtcatgtgacTCATCGAGCTTCTGTTCAgttataaaatgattttaattatttaattattaaactttcatctctgcagagtttctattttaaagctgaaatatgaatgactgggtcagggttagagctttaaagaagatttaatttatatattaattattttcagatgaactaataatagaaataattagCAGTTTAAACTTTGGACGACTTTAAtatctatttattgattcatACGTACATGTTAATGAACTTTAAATCAACCAGTGGACAAACTACACATTTATAAactacacacatcacactgaaGTTAATATAAGTTTATATTTCAGATCTTTGTGAAGACAGGAAGTCTCATAGCTTTGAATAAACCTGAGTCAAGTCTCTGATTCTCATGTGTAACCTGATGAATGAAGAACAAACTGTTTCTAATAAACCTGTGATGAAGGAACAAATAATCTCATGTACTAGTCTCTATTTCACTCATATTTATtctgatttattacattttattatattctggTACAATAAAATCAGTTTGcatgatttattttcacttattGACTAAAGTTTTGCTCCTAAAgtcacatttttctcttttatatcatcataaagtttgtattttaaagttCATATTTCAGATCTTTGTGTGTGAAGACAGGAAGTCTCTGAATAAAGCTCAGTAAAGTCTCACAGCTCTGATTCTGTTTCTAATAAATCTGTGCTGAATGCGTCTTAaacttatatattatatacgtCTTTCTGAAGCATTTTGCACTCTCACTTATGTACTAGTGTCTATTTCACTCATATTTATTCtgatttataacattttattatattctagTACAATTAAACAGTTTCACTAGTGAATTAAATCAGTTTGcatgatttattttcacttattGACTAAAGTTTTGCTCCTaaagtcacatttttctttaatatcATGAAGTGATAAAGTTTAAAGTCTTCTCTTTGTCAATCCTACATTTTAAAAGTCTAATTATTGCTTTTATCATATTCAGATAGGAATATATTTCATACCTACCTCAGTGATCAACTGCTGTAATGATGCAATGTTTCATTTGACttcatataaatattaaattaaagttgCAGAAGTgaattaaatctttattttcacttattGACTAAAGTTTTGCTCCTAaagtcatttttctctctttatatcACCATGAAGTTtctaatttaaaagtttaaagtctTATTTTTGTCAATCCTTTTTGGAAATGTCTCAAAAGTCAAATAATGAGATAATTAATTTATAAAAGAGTAAAGTATTTGTTACCTAACACGTTGAAGCCTCAGGCTGCGTTCAAAGTTAAGAAGtttaaaaggttaaaatcaGATAAAACTACAAGTTAAAACTCCACAAACTCACAGCTAAGGATCATTAAAGGATgtaaaacacagtaaatgtgAGTAAATGTGTAATTAGAGAAAGTTATCTAAGAGAGCCGGAGCTCCGGCAGCACCAGCGGGTCATGGTGGTCCGCCTGGCCGGGGAGGAGACCCTCCGGAGCGGCCTTACCTGCAGAGAGCCTCCGCTGATCGGCCGACACGGAGCTCGGGAAGAAGGCGAGAGCCAGCAGGCAGAGCAGGCGACAGGCGGCCATGGCTGCTTCTTAAAAACACGTTAAAGGCTGttaataaaagatgaaatctgtcacttcttctcctcccttctcctcctttccccttcACTCCATCAGCCTCCGAGTCTCAGTGCAAATATCGCGTTACCTTCCTGctcaaagagagagggaagaaaaaaaaaagatgtcaacACAAGCCAGAAAAAAATCAGCCCGCCCCTTTATCAGCGCGTCAGCCAATTAGAAGCGCGGTGCGTATGATTGACAGGTACGGTGAGCAATCAGCGCGGTGGAGAGGCTTCACACGAGCCAATCAGACGAGGACAAATGGAAAGGAGGCTTTTTTTGTGGCCTGAGGCTCCAGAAAGTTCGTGAAAAGCGTCGAAAGTGAATCTCTGCCACGTCTGATACATtcctgagagagagggagggatagagggagggatagagggatagagggagggatagagggagagaaaggggggaatagagagagagaaagggaggaatagagagagggagagagagaaaaagggagagaagtggTTAAACTATAAACCCTTCACTTCATATTCCACTCTGATAGTTCAGATATAAACTCTAAGCTCACGAGCTAAAATACGTTTAAATTCCAACGTTTATTTGAcgtcacaggcccctccccctcgCTCCCACGTGGTTGCTATAGTAACATGGCAACAACGCTCCTGTAACCGTTAAAACGATAAACTGCTGTTATTTAGCTCGTGTTAAACATGATTTagctttagttagttagtttattagtttttaaAGAATGACGGAGAGACCGAAGTACTTCACTCCCAGAGAGGTCTCAGCTCACAACACCGCAGAGGACCTTTGGGTGTCTTTATTAGGAAAGGTGTGTGACCTCACCCCGCTGATGACGCAATGCAAAGGTGAGAGCTCACCTGcacactacatcactataatactgcagtacttttactgtaatactgcatactacatcactataatactgcagtacttttactgtaatactgcatactacatcactataatactgcagtacttttactgtaatactgcatactacgtcactataatactgcagtacttttactgtaatactgcatactacatcactataatactgtagtacttttactgtaatactgcatactacatcactataatactgcagtacttttactgtaatactgcatactacatcactataatactgtagtacttttactgtaatactgcacactacatcactataatactgtagtacttttactgtaatactgcatactatatcactcattaatactgcagtacttttactgtaatactgcatactacatcactataatactgcagtacttttactgtaatactgcatactacatcactataatactgcagtacttttactgtaatactgcatactacatcactataacactgtagtacttttactgtaatactgcatactacatcactcataatactgcagtacttttactgtaatactgcatactacatcactataatactgtagtacttttactgtaatactgcatactatatcactcattaatactgcagtacttttactgtaatactgcatactacaccactataatactgcagtaccgttactgtaatactgcatactacatcactataatactgcagtacttttactgtaatactgcatactacatcactataatactgcagtacttttactgtaatactgcatactacatcactataatactgcagtacttttactgtaatactgcatactacatcactataatactgcagtacttttactgtaatactgcatactacatcactataacactgtagtacttttactgtaatactgcatactacatcactcataatactgcagtacttttactgtaatactgcatactacatcactataatactgtagtacttttactgtaatactgcatactatatcactcattaatactgcagtacttttactgtaatactgcatactacaccactataatactgcagtacctttactgtaatactgcatactacatcactataatactgcagtacttttactgtaatactgcatactacatcactataatactgcagtacttttactgtaatactgcatactacatcactcatataGTGTATATCATGTATAAAAAGAGATTTCTCCTCCAGTTGTGTAATTATAATAACTGTTTAAATTCCTCAGAGCTCAAATGATCAAACATTTCACATCTTAAGACAATAAAGATGACAGAAAAGTCCAAATAAAGTACAGCTTCATTACTTTCTGTTACTggacaaacacaacatataatATGAGCTCATTAGCTTCATTATAAAGAAACAGCACCAATGATAGCTGTCCATGTTGAGGGTTAACAGCTGCTCAGAGTAAAGGAGCTTTTCTTCtccaaaatgtcagaaaaaacaataaatctgGAGAATAAACAAAAGCTAATGAAAAATAATCAGTCGCAGCCCTGTAGCACAAATCAGCTTATTCTGTTTCATATCATCACAACCTGAATACTCTGGATGTTCTTGATGCTTCGACACTTTCTCTccactttttattattatatttgagaCGTTAAAGTTTAAAATCACAGGAAAAGCATGTTTGATTTATAAAAGTGTAACACATTACGTATATCTATGTGTCCCTGCAGGTGACGCTCTGCTGTTACCCATCATGGAGTTTGCAGGAAAGGACATCAGCTCCTGGTTCGACCCCGACACCAAAGACGTGAGCGCCAACCACCGACCCAACCAATCAgtgcactaaccctaaccccaaccactGACCCAACCAATCAgtgcactaaccctaaccccaaccaccGACCCATCCAATCAGTGCTCtcaccctaaccccaaccaccGACCTAACCAATCAgtgcactaaccctaaccccaaccaccGACCCAACCAATCAgtgcactaaccctaaccccaaccaccGACCCAACCAATCAGTGCACTAACTttaaccacccaaccaaccaatcagtgcactaaccctaaccccaaccaccGACCCAACCAATCAgtacactaaccctaaccccaaccaccgacccaaccaaccaatcagtgcactaaccctaaccccaaccactGACCCAACCAATCAGTGCACTAACTCTAACCCCAACCACCGACCCAACCAATCAGTGCACTAACCCTGACCCCAACCACCgacccaaccaaccaatcagtgcactaaccctaaccccaaccactGACCCAACCAATCAgtgcactaaccctaaccccaaccaccAACCCAACCAATCAGTGCACTAaccccaaccacccaaccaatcagtgcactaaccctaaccccaaccaccAACCCAACCAATCAGTGCACTAaccccaaccacccaaccaatcagtgcactaaccctaaccccaaccaccAACCCAACCAATCAgtgcactaaccctaaccccaaccaccGACTCAACCAATCAgtgcactaaccctaaccacccaaccaaccaatcagtgcactcaccctaaccccaaccactGACCCAACCAATCAGtgggctaaccctaaccctaaccgctGACCCAACCAATCAgtgcactaaccctaaccccaaccaccGACCCAACCAATCAgtgcactaaccctaaccccaaccactGACCCAACCAATCAGTGCACTAActccaaccacccaaccaatcagtgcactaaccctaaccccaaccaccGACCCAACCAATCAgtgcactaaccctaaccctaaccaccgACCCAACCAATCAGTGCACTCACCCTAAccctgtgctgtgtgtgtgatgtgtccGTCCTCAGGTCCTGAGATACGTCCACCCGCTCACTAACTGTGAGAGGTACTACACCCCCAGGGGGCGCTTCATACACGTGCCCCCCGCCGGGCCTCGCTCTGACTGGGTCAGCGTGGTGGGTCCGCCCTGGTGGAAGGACCAACGCTACGAGGTGGGACTGCTGACGGAGAAGACCAGGTGGATACGAGTCATCAACACGCTGACGTCTcaggagcagcagctggaggtgaAATCATCCTTAGTTTAAACTCAGATTTGATTTattactgaaaaacaaaacaacgtGTATAAAGGTCAGTGATGAATAAGAGTCAacaagatgagcaattaaaaaatatgttaaaaaaatagcagcatcaggtttgttagaatgtacatttagtatttttgttggttttctagataaattcagactgaactccgcagcaagacatcatggaggttacgcccagttcaatataatcaatatattaaaaaaagatcaataagagagatttgaaatgacatttgacccattttataccaaaagactgaatgctcctgaaaatgtcaaatgatgtaaccacagtagaatgatagatattaaatatgtgatcagctacagtgtgtttaagtggacttatactaataatgacttcatttaaaacatgtaaatgtttcctgatctccatggtaaccagatgaaatttaatatttagaacaatagtattccattagctttatttaatataaaagttataatgtaagatcatgccaaactagttgatatggtgttaggtaggaaggaaggaaggaaggaaggaaggaaggaaggaaggaaggatgtaagatcatgccaaactagttgatatggtgttaggtaggaaggaaggaaggaaggaaggaaggaaggtgttttattgactatttactgtttttaagcaagttgaattatttggtacaaagtttttatggttacaccacttagacatttttaccattatcctctaatatattctctctaaatggattaaaagcagaaatttgatgctgggtccacaaaaaaagaatgtgtgaagttattggtacgtttattttcacattttaaccctttaaatttaaactgaacctCATGGAGACTAACAACCTCACTGACCCAGATACAGTATTTCCAGATTCGTTCATACTGATACAGACTGGATGAAACCAGAAAGCTGTAGAACATGTTTCAGCCTCCTTCAGTATCTCAGTGATCAGTGATGTTAAACTGCAGACAGGATCAGCTGATTCACGACGGTTAATGAATGTTTGATCACATTTGAACAAATctgttgtaaaaatgtgtctgaaagAGAAAGCAGCTCCTGCCTGCAGCTGACACCACAGCAGACCATCTGATGAGCTTTAACTGGTTTCAAACAGGctgagaagctgctgctgccacaTCAGGAAGAACACATTGAGCTGATTAAATGCAGCTGAAGGAAAAAAACTCAGAGATCCACTTTAAGAACAGAGACGTCACTCTGGACAGTATTCACTGAAACAGTTTCTCACTGCAGCTGAAATCTGAAAGTAGATA from Scomber japonicus isolate fScoJap1 chromosome 22, fScoJap1.pri, whole genome shotgun sequence harbors:
- the LOC128384149 gene encoding cytochrome b5 domain-containing protein 1, which gives rise to MTERPKYFTPREVSAHNTAEDLWVSLLGKVCDLTPLMTQCKGDALLLPIMEFAGKDISSWFDPDTKDVLRYVHPLTNCERYYTPRGRFIHVPPAGPRSDWVSVVGPPWWKDQRYEVGLLTEKTRWIRVINTLTSQEQQLEVCSEETLAEILQRYLRYNCHACSYTWKYDGVSLDMSATLSENNVPDDDRQLEELRLDRDLFTPAILLYFNDDLTEG